In the Sebaldella sp. S0638 genome, one interval contains:
- a CDS encoding ABC transporter substrate-binding protein, whose product MKKLFLILTLFVLVLSCGGNKGGEAGKSEGSGGTVTLNFEQEPKTIDPQLTTDTTATKINALIVEGLTRQDETGAPVPGIAEKWDISEDGLVWTFHLRDAKWENGEPVTANDFKFAWIRALDSKNAAEYAYMLYPIKGAEEFNLGKGSAEEVGIKVVDDKTLEVTLKNPTAYFAALISYQTFTPLNEKYYNEQGDQYALDAGKILANGPYKLVKWTHNESFELTRNENYWNNAETKIDNVRAKLIGDASAALSAFKNDELDLTLITVEQYPEFKEDKRLVPYDDGSVWYLEYNLKNDFLANKKIRQALTMAIDKEELGAILQAMGKPAYGYVPGFVQGTDKSFRDEAGDTFPHYNPEEAKKLFAEGLKELGLEKAPKLTLIFNDQGNNKKIAEYVQEKIRKELGYDLAVESLPFKERLERMTQKTFEVVLAGWSGDYNDALSYMDLWVTGGGNNHTSYSNSKYDELIKIAQTSPDQKARIQAMIEAEKLLGDDMPIGMLYYRQRMALVNPRLKNMKFKPVGSEYYLTDAYVE is encoded by the coding sequence ATGAAAAAACTATTTTTAATACTGACATTATTTGTTCTGGTATTATCTTGTGGTGGAAATAAAGGCGGAGAAGCCGGTAAAAGTGAAGGTTCCGGAGGAACAGTAACTTTGAACTTTGAGCAGGAGCCGAAAACAATTGATCCACAGCTGACTACAGATACAACAGCTACTAAAATTAATGCTTTAATTGTCGAAGGACTTACAAGACAGGATGAAACTGGAGCTCCGGTTCCGGGAATTGCTGAAAAATGGGATATAAGCGAAGACGGACTTGTATGGACTTTTCATTTGAGAGATGCTAAATGGGAAAATGGAGAGCCTGTAACGGCAAATGATTTTAAATTCGCATGGATAAGAGCACTTGACAGTAAAAATGCTGCTGAGTATGCTTATATGCTGTATCCTATAAAGGGAGCAGAAGAGTTTAACTTAGGTAAAGGAAGTGCTGAAGAGGTAGGAATAAAAGTAGTAGATGATAAGACACTGGAAGTAACACTTAAGAATCCTACAGCTTATTTCGCAGCTTTAATAAGCTACCAGACATTCACACCTTTAAATGAAAAATATTACAACGAGCAGGGAGACCAGTATGCTCTTGATGCAGGAAAGATATTGGCAAACGGTCCTTACAAACTTGTAAAATGGACACATAACGAAAGCTTTGAACTTACTAGAAATGAAAACTACTGGAATAATGCAGAAACTAAGATTGATAATGTAAGAGCAAAACTAATAGGTGATGCTTCAGCAGCTTTATCAGCATTCAAAAATGACGAACTTGATCTTACTTTGATTACAGTGGAGCAATATCCTGAATTCAAAGAAGATAAGAGATTAGTTCCTTATGATGACGGATCTGTATGGTATTTAGAATATAACCTTAAAAATGATTTTCTTGCTAACAAGAAAATAAGACAAGCATTAACAATGGCTATAGATAAAGAGGAGCTTGGGGCAATTTTACAGGCAATGGGTAAACCGGCTTACGGATATGTTCCGGGATTCGTACAGGGAACAGACAAATCTTTCAGAGATGAAGCAGGAGATACATTCCCACACTATAATCCTGAAGAAGCTAAAAAACTGTTCGCAGAAGGCCTGAAAGAACTTGGGCTGGAAAAAGCACCAAAACTAACTCTGATATTTAATGACCAGGGAAATAACAAAAAAATAGCTGAGTATGTTCAGGAAAAAATAAGAAAAGAACTTGGATATGACTTGGCAGTAGAATCTTTACCATTCAAAGAAAGACTGGAAAGAATGACTCAAAAAACTTTTGAAGTAGTTCTTGCAGGATGGAGCGGAGATTACAACGATGCATTAAGTTATATGGATTTATGGGTAACTGGCGGAGGAAATAACCATACATCATACTCTAATTCTAAATATGACGAATTAATAAAAATAGCACAGACAAGCCCTGATCAAAAAGCAAGAATACAGGCAATGATAGAGGCAGAAAAGCTTCTTGGAGATGATATGCCTATAGGAATGCTGTATTACAGACAAAGAATGGCTTTAGTAAATCCAAGACTTAAAAATATGAAATTTAAGCCAGTTGGATCAGAATATTATTTAACAGATGCTTATGTAGAATAA
- a CDS encoding peptide ABC transporter substrate-binding protein → MRKLLLVILSLVVTVLLVSCGGSKSGNAGDKGTVSFNIEVEPTSLDPQLLTDEAGLNVAQFLYESLVRLNEKSEIVPAGAEKWEISEDGLKWTFHIRKDMKWSNGDPVTAKDYYNGVKRGLDPNLASEYAYLTYYIKNAQDYSEKKITDFEQVGVKVIDEYTLEFELQDPTAYFGKLLVMPIFYPINEKALAEFGDQYALDPKKSVYSGPYVMTEWSHGSKVVLERNPNYWTKDKFKIEKLVAIITADLDSAANSYENGELSITKISPEKLKAYKGKPELVSYSDGRVYYFSFNLKNEILKNQKVRQALSLAIDRDKLVNEVLANGSEKGSGIVASGMPGIKDDFRKENGDLYDQYKDLDVKKLFEEGLQELGKTPADVKLSLLVDEQGTAKKEAEFYQAQWREKLGLDVSVDQTTKKDRIARSRSGDYDIVRYSWGPDFADAMTYLELFFSNTEMNIPRYVNPEYDNLLSIGRKSNNHDERTEAMEKAEKIVTDSFAYSGLYYQTVNILVNSKVKNVHFRSVGAPIDLIDATID, encoded by the coding sequence ATGAGGAAACTTTTGTTAGTAATTTTAAGTTTAGTTGTTACAGTATTGCTGGTCTCTTGTGGAGGAAGCAAGTCTGGGAATGCCGGAGATAAAGGTACTGTCAGCTTCAATATAGAGGTGGAACCTACATCTCTTGATCCACAGCTGCTTACAGATGAGGCAGGACTGAATGTTGCACAGTTTTTATACGAAAGCCTTGTAAGATTAAATGAAAAGAGTGAAATAGTTCCTGCAGGTGCTGAAAAATGGGAAATAAGCGAAGACGGGCTTAAGTGGACTTTTCACATTAGAAAAGACATGAAATGGTCAAACGGAGATCCTGTTACAGCGAAGGACTATTATAACGGAGTAAAAAGAGGACTTGATCCTAATCTGGCGTCTGAATATGCATATTTGACATATTATATAAAAAATGCGCAGGATTACAGTGAAAAGAAAATAACTGACTTTGAACAGGTTGGTGTAAAAGTTATTGATGAGTACACACTTGAATTTGAATTACAGGATCCTACGGCTTATTTCGGGAAACTTCTTGTAATGCCGATATTTTATCCTATTAATGAAAAAGCTCTTGCAGAGTTCGGTGATCAATATGCACTTGACCCTAAGAAATCTGTTTATTCGGGACCATATGTAATGACAGAATGGAGCCACGGAAGTAAAGTAGTTTTGGAGAGAAACCCTAATTACTGGACTAAGGACAAATTCAAAATTGAAAAATTAGTAGCAATAATAACTGCAGATTTAGACTCAGCTGCGAATTCTTACGAAAACGGAGAGCTTAGTATCACAAAAATATCTCCTGAAAAACTGAAAGCTTATAAAGGGAAACCTGAATTAGTAAGTTATTCAGACGGAAGAGTTTACTATTTTTCATTTAACCTGAAAAACGAAATACTAAAAAATCAAAAAGTAAGACAGGCTTTATCATTGGCAATAGACAGAGATAAACTGGTAAACGAAGTGCTTGCAAACGGTTCTGAAAAAGGAAGCGGAATAGTAGCATCTGGAATGCCGGGAATAAAAGACGACTTTAGAAAAGAAAACGGTGACTTATACGACCAATATAAAGATTTAGACGTAAAGAAACTTTTTGAAGAAGGACTTCAGGAATTAGGAAAAACTCCTGCTGACGTAAAACTGTCACTTCTTGTAGATGAACAGGGAACAGCTAAAAAAGAAGCAGAATTCTATCAGGCACAATGGAGAGAAAAATTAGGACTTGATGTTTCTGTTGACCAGACTACTAAAAAAGACAGAATAGCAAGATCAAGATCTGGAGACTATGATATCGTAAGATACTCATGGGGACCTGATTTTGCAGATGCTATGACTTATTTGGAATTATTCTTCTCAAATACAGAAATGAATATACCAAGATATGTAAATCCAGAATATGATAATCTTCTGTCAATTGGAAGAAAAAGTAATAATCATGATGAAAGAACTGAAGCTATGGAAAAGGCTGAAAAAATAGTTACTGATTCATTTGCTTATTCAGGGCTTTATTACCAGACAGTTAATATACTGGTAAATTCAAAGGTTAAAAATGTTCATTTCAGATCTGTAGGTGCACCGATAGATCTTATAGACGCTACAATAGATTAA
- a CDS encoding ABC transporter ATP-binding protein codes for MEKIMEISNLKKYFAMKSKKVLKAVDNISIDIYKGEVLSLVGESGSGKTTMGRTVSRLYNKTAGEVKYKGKLIEEYTIKDFSKKVQMIFQDPQASLNPRMTIGDIIAEGLDIHKLCATKEERTAKIYDLLETVGLNKEHANRFPHEFSGGQRQRIGIARALAVDPEMIVCDEPISALDVSIQAQVVNLLKDLQQQKGLTLLFIAHDLSMVKYISDRVAVMYRGKIVELGTPEAVYDNPVHTYTKSLISAVPIADPLNTRDKIGEGIEESYLRSPVGNASEIHEVPKIPELTEYKPNHFVETEFLKNHNLI; via the coding sequence ATGGAAAAGATAATGGAGATAAGCAATCTGAAAAAATATTTTGCCATGAAAAGTAAAAAAGTGCTAAAAGCAGTAGATAATATAAGTATTGATATATATAAAGGAGAAGTCTTAAGTCTCGTAGGTGAATCAGGAAGCGGAAAAACAACAATGGGACGTACAGTATCAAGACTTTATAATAAAACAGCAGGTGAAGTAAAGTACAAAGGAAAACTTATAGAGGAGTATACTATTAAGGACTTTTCTAAAAAGGTACAGATGATATTTCAGGATCCTCAGGCTTCGCTGAATCCGAGAATGACAATCGGGGATATAATAGCAGAAGGACTGGATATACATAAGCTTTGTGCCACAAAAGAGGAAAGAACAGCCAAGATATATGATCTTCTTGAAACAGTGGGGCTTAATAAGGAACATGCTAACAGATTTCCTCATGAGTTTTCAGGAGGACAGAGACAGAGAATAGGGATAGCAAGAGCTCTTGCAGTAGACCCTGAGATGATAGTCTGCGATGAGCCTATATCTGCACTTGATGTATCGATTCAGGCACAGGTGGTGAATCTGCTGAAAGACTTGCAGCAGCAGAAAGGTTTGACATTGTTATTTATAGCCCATGATTTATCAATGGTTAAGTATATTTCAGACAGAGTAGCCGTAATGTACAGAGGAAAGATAGTAGAACTGGGAACACCGGAAGCAGTGTATGATAATCCGGTTCATACATATACAAAATCGCTGATATCGGCAGTACCTATAGCAGATCCGCTGAATACCAGAGATAAGATCGGGGAAGGTATAGAAGAATCTTACCTTAGAAGTCCTGTGGGGAATGCTTCGGAAATACATGAAGTTCCTAAAATACCGGAATTAACTGAGTACAAACCCAATCATTTTGTAGAAACAGAGTTTTTGAAAAATCATAATTTAATATAA